One Thermoplasmata archaeon DNA segment encodes these proteins:
- a CDS encoding PqqD family protein produces the protein MKKLGGSPEIRRRLDRPGSDIWFLCDGRHTVAEICDEMDKKYREELEPVLTRVTKFLEMLLARNLIYLRKEKVEGGEIKGASGPEGAEGWGSEKARGPETG, from the coding sequence ATGAAGAAACTGGGTGGCTCGCCCGAAATCCGCAGGAGGCTCGACCGGCCCGGGAGCGATATCTGGTTCCTCTGCGACGGGAGGCACACTGTGGCCGAAATCTGCGACGAGATGGACAAGAAGTACAGGGAGGAGCTCGAGCCCGTCCTGACGCGCGTTACAAAGTTCCTCGAGATGCTGCTCGCCAGAAACCTGATATACCTGAGAAAGGAGAAGGTGGAGGGCGGAGAGATAAAAGGGGCGAGCGGGCCAGAGGGCGCGGAGGGCTGGGGGAGTGAGAAGGCCCGCGGGCCGGAAACGGGCTGA
- a CDS encoding metallophosphoesterase: MEREFSGGDGAGMMDGGRGKEAAGAPGADPGAGPATPRKPPAGAGVFRDPVEVFSGVLISGALCAFIKSERALVLADLHMGFEAVAAADGACFPRRQKPLIVKRLERALAIFRPELVVIAGDFKHNFGRSSAQEWREVEEVLNFLDSRADVALVRGNHDNYLQSIISPRPLPLQMEVGGVLVLHGHKEVTALERWCGPKILAHEHPSLRLRDRVGAQVGAPAFLVDRASATLVLPALSPLAPGADVARGPITSPVLRAMDVGRMEAFAADRGELLGFGPLSSLRELEC, encoded by the coding sequence ATGGAGAGGGAGTTCTCCGGCGGGGACGGGGCCGGGATGATGGACGGCGGCAGGGGAAAGGAGGCGGCGGGCGCACCGGGAGCCGACCCGGGGGCGGGACCGGCGACGCCTCGAAAACCGCCTGCGGGGGCCGGCGTGTTCAGGGACCCTGTCGAGGTCTTCTCGGGCGTCCTCATCTCGGGCGCGCTCTGCGCCTTCATAAAATCAGAGAGAGCCCTCGTGCTGGCGGACCTGCACATGGGCTTCGAGGCCGTCGCCGCGGCCGACGGGGCCTGCTTCCCGAGGAGGCAGAAGCCCCTCATCGTCAAGAGGCTGGAGCGGGCTCTCGCCATTTTCCGTCCGGAGCTGGTCGTGATCGCAGGCGACTTCAAGCACAACTTCGGCCGCTCCTCGGCGCAGGAGTGGAGGGAGGTCGAGGAGGTCCTGAACTTCCTTGACTCGAGGGCGGATGTGGCCCTCGTCCGAGGAAACCATGACAACTACCTGCAGAGCATCATCTCGCCCCGGCCCTTGCCCCTGCAAATGGAGGTTGGGGGAGTGCTGGTGCTCCACGGCCACAAGGAGGTTACGGCGCTGGAACGCTGGTGCGGCCCGAAGATACTGGCCCACGAGCACCCCTCCCTCAGGCTCAGGGACCGCGTCGGGGCGCAGGTCGGTGCTCCAGCCTTTCTCGTGGACAGGGCCTCCGCTACTCTAGTTCTTCCTGCGCTCAGCCCCCTCGCGCCCGGCGCCGACGTCGCCCGGGGGCCAATCACGTCCCCTGTTCTCAGGGCAATGGACGTGGGGCGCATGGAGGCCTTCGCCGCGGACCGAGGAGAGCTCCTGGGCTTCGGACCCCTCTCCTCTCTCAGGGAGCTGGAATGCTGA
- a CDS encoding single-stranded DNA-binding protein: MVETKELTKIKDLTPQHSRVNVLAKVVKLGDVREVPSRYGPPRRVSDTVIGDETGTIVMSLWQEQVGTVKEGDVIYIDNGYISLFRGHMRLNIGKYGTLSKSDQPMEVVSTELDMSEKEWPMERRRERFEDREGGWGRGPRENERRRPRF, from the coding sequence ATGGTGGAGACGAAGGAGCTGACGAAAATCAAGGATCTCACCCCGCAGCACAGCAGGGTGAATGTCCTTGCGAAGGTTGTGAAGCTGGGTGATGTAAGGGAGGTCCCGTCCAGATACGGGCCGCCCAGGCGCGTTTCGGACACGGTGATCGGGGACGAGACGGGGACGATCGTGATGTCCCTGTGGCAGGAGCAGGTCGGGACCGTCAAGGAGGGGGACGTCATTTACATAGACAACGGCTACATCTCGCTCTTCCGCGGGCACATGAGGCTGAACATCGGCAAGTACGGGACCCTGAGCAAGTCGGACCAGCCCATGGAGGTCGTGAGCACAGAGCTCGACATGAGCGAGAAGGAGTGGCCGATGGAGAGGAGGCGGGAGCGGTTCGAGGATCGCGAGGGGGGGTGGGGGAGGGGACCGAGGGAGAACGAGAGGAGAAGGCCCCGGTTCTGA
- a CDS encoding 2-dehydropantoate 2-reductase has protein sequence MRVLVYGAGSVGSFFGGLLSEKYDVTLLGRKQHMEAIERGGLRITGKTEKVVRPKVWHSLGDLSDIDLIILTVKAYNTEAAMRDIVPYIREDTMVLSLQNGLDNVETIRRVMKKEGHILAGVTSHGIMRAEDGHIVHAGVGETVVGDVVWTEKERAAKIAEMLNSVGIQTRTTQNICGEMWAKAIVNAGINPITAITGLRNGYLLKVPALTALLERTCSEAIMVAEAARIRLPPCNIIEKTKDVARKTAENKSSMLQDIERGRRTEICSINGYIAEMGKRHGVDTPVNSTLTALVKGIEETARREGPGV, from the coding sequence ATGAGGGTCCTGGTCTATGGAGCCGGCTCGGTCGGGAGCTTCTTCGGCGGCCTGCTCTCCGAGAAGTACGACGTCACCCTGCTGGGTCGAAAACAACACATGGAGGCCATTGAGCGCGGCGGTTTGAGAATCACCGGTAAAACAGAGAAGGTCGTGCGGCCGAAGGTCTGGCACTCGCTCGGCGACCTGAGCGACATTGATCTGATAATCCTAACGGTGAAGGCCTACAACACCGAGGCTGCGATGAGGGACATCGTGCCCTACATCCGCGAGGACACTATGGTCCTCTCGCTCCAGAATGGGCTCGACAATGTCGAGACCATCAGGCGCGTGATGAAGAAGGAAGGGCACATTCTCGCGGGGGTCACGTCCCACGGCATAATGCGCGCCGAGGACGGGCACATCGTCCACGCGGGCGTCGGGGAGACTGTGGTCGGCGACGTTGTGTGGACGGAGAAGGAGAGGGCCGCGAAAATAGCTGAGATGCTCAACTCCGTCGGAATCCAGACCCGGACCACGCAGAACATCTGCGGTGAGATGTGGGCCAAGGCGATCGTGAACGCCGGAATCAACCCGATAACCGCAATCACAGGCCTCCGGAACGGGTATCTCCTGAAGGTGCCTGCACTGACCGCGCTCCTCGAGAGGACATGCTCAGAGGCGATCATGGTGGCCGAGGCCGCCAGAATTCGGCTCCCACCCTGCAACATCATAGAGAAGACGAAGGACGTGGCACGGAAGACGGCGGAGAACAAGTCGAGCATGCTGCAGGATATAGAGCGGGGTCGAAGGACCGAGATCTGCTCCATAAACGGCTACATTGCGGAGATGGGCAAGAGGCATGGCGTGGACACGCCCGTGAACTCGACGCTCACCGCGCTCGTGAAGGGGATCGAGGAGACCGCGAGGAGGGAGGGGCCGGGGGTTTGA
- a CDS encoding endonuclease V, with product MEIPDLAEYTYDLLSQVPPGRVTTYGALAEALGAREAARLVGELMAKNPYAPEVPCHRVVHSDGRLGKFSAPGGSGRKAELLVSEGVEVRDGKVVDFEARLFTDFRTERPLAALREYQLSLIPKLKFTDEREPYASLLAVDVAYTPFGAFAAGALHGLREGAPGPTVAIHVAPRFPYIPTFLGFREIPAIRAVLDLLPARPDVLLLDGNGTLHPMGVGLASQAGVELDIPTVGVAKSLLCGEPVELPTEVGGSSEVLVDGSVRGYALRVSPSPRGIVYVSPGHLVSPRKALELVKGLVEGGRVAPLYRAHTAAREAAMSFHSGD from the coding sequence ATGGAGATACCTGACCTTGCTGAATATACCTATGACCTCCTCAGCCAGGTCCCCCCGGGGCGCGTTACAACCTACGGCGCGCTTGCGGAGGCGCTGGGGGCGAGGGAGGCGGCGCGTCTGGTCGGGGAGCTGATGGCAAAAAACCCCTACGCCCCGGAGGTGCCCTGCCACCGCGTCGTCCACTCCGACGGGAGGCTGGGGAAATTCAGCGCGCCGGGCGGCTCGGGCAGGAAGGCGGAGCTGCTGGTCTCAGAGGGCGTGGAGGTCAGGGATGGGAAGGTAGTTGATTTTGAAGCGAGGCTCTTCACAGACTTCAGGACCGAGCGCCCCTTGGCCGCCCTCAGGGAGTACCAGCTCTCGCTCATCCCGAAGCTCAAGTTCACCGACGAGAGGGAGCCCTATGCCAGCCTTCTGGCGGTAGACGTCGCCTACACTCCTTTTGGGGCCTTCGCCGCGGGCGCGCTCCATGGCCTGAGGGAGGGGGCGCCGGGCCCGACGGTGGCGATACACGTCGCTCCCCGGTTTCCGTACATCCCGACATTTCTCGGCTTCAGGGAGATTCCAGCGATAAGGGCTGTGCTCGACCTGCTCCCCGCCAGACCCGACGTTCTCCTGCTCGACGGCAACGGGACCCTGCACCCCATGGGCGTTGGCCTCGCCTCCCAGGCCGGGGTGGAGCTGGACATCCCAACGGTCGGAGTGGCGAAGTCGCTCCTGTGCGGAGAGCCGGTGGAGCTTCCCACGGAAGTCGGCGGCTCTTCGGAAGTTCTAGTGGACGGAAGCGTCCGGGGTTATGCCCTGCGCGTCTCCCCCTCGCCCCGCGGAATCGTATATGTCTCCCCGGGGCACTTGGTCTCGCCCCGAAAGGCACTTGAGCTAGTGAAGGGGTTGGTCGAGGGGGGCCGGGTCGCGCCGCTCTACAGAGCGCACACAGCGGCGAGGGAGGCTGCGATGAGTTTCCATTCGGGGGATTAG
- a CDS encoding hydroxymethylglutaryl-CoA reductase, degradative produces the protein MKRSSEISGFYKKSAEERLRIVQEFAGLSEEEVQVLRSTGGLPRDTAERMIENVVGGYTLPLGIAVNFLINGKDVLVPMVIEEPSVVAAASNAARMARPHGGFTADFSGPMMIAQVQLVGTSDPSSARQRILEAKKEILELAAAQDPVLIRAGGGPRDLEVRIVETARGPMVITHLLVDTRDAMGANAVNTMAEAVAPLIERITGGKVYLRILSNLAVHRIARARAVFDREALGGEEVVEGILSAWAFAEADPFRAATHNKGIMNGIDAVVIATGNDWRAIEAGAHAYAARSGRYTSLTSYEKDPKGNLVGTIELPMAVGIVGGATKTHPTARLALKILGVQSAAELAMVIASVGLAQNLAALRALASEGIQRGHMSLHARNVAIAAGASGELVDRIAEQMVRERKVRADRARELLEEYLRRAG, from the coding sequence ATGAAGCGGAGCTCCGAGATATCGGGTTTCTATAAAAAGAGCGCGGAGGAGAGGCTGAGAATCGTTCAGGAATTCGCGGGCCTGAGCGAGGAGGAGGTTCAGGTGCTGCGCAGCACGGGGGGACTCCCGCGCGACACCGCCGAGAGGATGATAGAGAACGTCGTCGGCGGCTACACACTCCCCCTCGGCATCGCTGTGAACTTTCTCATCAATGGAAAAGATGTTCTCGTCCCAATGGTGATTGAGGAGCCCTCCGTGGTCGCAGCCGCCTCCAACGCGGCGCGTATGGCCCGGCCGCACGGGGGTTTCACCGCGGATTTCTCGGGGCCGATGATGATCGCACAGGTTCAGCTCGTAGGAACCTCCGACCCTAGCTCGGCGAGGCAGAGGATACTGGAGGCGAAGAAAGAAATACTGGAGCTCGCGGCTGCGCAGGACCCCGTCCTCATTCGGGCGGGAGGGGGCCCGAGGGACCTAGAGGTCCGGATAGTCGAGACGGCGAGAGGCCCGATGGTTATCACGCACCTCCTCGTGGACACTCGCGACGCGATGGGAGCGAACGCGGTCAACACGATGGCCGAGGCGGTCGCGCCTCTCATCGAGCGAATCACCGGAGGCAAGGTCTACCTGCGCATACTGTCAAATCTCGCGGTCCACAGAATCGCGAGGGCCCGCGCGGTCTTCGACAGGGAGGCCCTTGGGGGCGAGGAGGTCGTCGAGGGAATTCTGAGCGCCTGGGCATTCGCCGAGGCCGATCCCTTCCGCGCCGCCACTCACAACAAGGGCATCATGAACGGCATAGACGCCGTCGTCATCGCCACCGGCAACGACTGGCGCGCCATAGAAGCAGGCGCGCACGCCTACGCAGCCCGCTCAGGGAGGTACACATCTCTCACGAGCTATGAGAAGGACCCGAAGGGCAACCTCGTTGGAACAATCGAGCTCCCGATGGCCGTGGGAATCGTTGGTGGCGCCACGAAGACCCACCCAACCGCGCGCTTGGCGCTCAAGATACTCGGCGTCCAGAGCGCCGCGGAGCTGGCGATGGTAATCGCGTCAGTGGGGCTGGCCCAGAACCTCGCGGCCCTGCGAGCACTCGCTAGTGAGGGAATTCAAAGGGGGCATATGAGCCTCCACGCGCGCAACGTCGCCATAGCCGCGGGCGCGAGCGGGGAATTGGTCGATAGAATAGCGGAGCAGATGGTCAGGGAGAGAAAGGTCAGGGCCGACAGGGCGAGGGAGCTTCTGGAGGAGTACTTGAGGCGCGCGGGCTGA